One part of the uncultured Fibrobacter sp. genome encodes these proteins:
- a CDS encoding STAS domain-containing protein, whose translation MFGHPKFGVEVSENNGTLTLALQGVIESSTAEAFEAEMASACSKSKNLVADFDKVNFISSAGLRVLLTSQKKMIAEKGKLTLINLHQSVREVLELTGFTSLLNIA comes from the coding sequence ATGTTTGGACATCCAAAATTTGGTGTCGAAGTTTCTGAAAATAACGGAACTTTGACTCTTGCTTTACAAGGTGTAATCGAATCGTCGACAGCGGAAGCTTTTGAAGCGGAAATGGCGTCGGCCTGTTCCAAATCCAAGAATCTTGTTGCGGACTTTGATAAGGTGAATTTCATTTCGTCTGCCGGACTTCGTGTACTCTTGACATCTCAAAAGAAGATGATTGCCGAAAAGGGTAAACTGACGCTTATCAATTTGCATCAAAGCGTCCGCGAAGTATTGGAACTGACTGGGTTTACCAGTTTGCTGAATATAGCTTAG